A section of the Alkalihalobacillus sp. LMS39 genome encodes:
- the hutP gene encoding hut operon transcriptional regulator HutP: MALRKDRRIGRHAILLLLSDDSAEELTKLEQSGWSGCIGKVGSMEAHKVVAAIETAAKNNHVIESGIYRESHALYHAIIEALHGVTRGQVQLGSVHRTVGLRFAVLRGNPYDNQAEGDWIAVSLYGTIGAPVKGSEHETIGLGINHI, encoded by the coding sequence ATGGCCTTAAGGAAAGATCGACGAATCGGTCGACACGCCATTTTATTGTTGTTGTCTGATGATTCAGCAGAGGAGTTAACAAAGCTCGAACAATCAGGCTGGTCGGGCTGTATTGGAAAAGTAGGTTCAATGGAGGCTCATAAAGTGGTAGCCGCTATTGAAACAGCTGCAAAGAATAACCATGTGATAGAAAGCGGGATTTACCGAGAATCACATGCATTGTATCATGCTATTATTGAAGCCTTACACGGTGTAACAAGAGGTCAAGTTCAGCTAGGTTCTGTCCACCGTACAGTAGGATTACGTTTTGCTGTGTTGCGTGGAAATCCGTATGACAATCAAGCAGAAGGGGATTGGATTGCGGTATCATTATACGGAACGATTGGAGCGCCTGTAAAAGGATCAGAGCATGAAACAATTGGATTAGGAATTAATCATATATAA
- the prmC gene encoding peptide chain release factor N(5)-glutamine methyltransferase produces the protein MKVFEALHWASSFLEQQNKEKIAAELLLRFHLRKTRTELYMGMQDEITKEIEQAFKADVQKFASGIPLQYLTGEEQFYGRTFAVNEEVLIPRPETEELVYGLLERVKGKEQESFTIVDVGTGSGAIAITVALELPQSTVIGIDIAVESLEVAKLNAKRLGAEVSFIEGDLLQPLLEEGKKVDIVISNPPYIPLDDIENLDPVVRDHEPKRALVGGMDGLDFYRCLMNQIPQILKSTGWIAFEVGVGQGEDVAALVRAMYPTAHIEVVFDINGKDRLVFATITEKIE, from the coding sequence CTGAAAGTATTTGAAGCCCTCCATTGGGCTTCTTCTTTTTTAGAACAACAGAATAAAGAAAAAATAGCGGCTGAACTTTTGTTGCGGTTCCACTTACGGAAAACACGAACAGAATTGTATATGGGGATGCAAGATGAAATCACAAAAGAAATCGAGCAAGCGTTTAAAGCCGACGTGCAAAAATTTGCAAGTGGAATACCACTTCAATATTTAACGGGTGAAGAGCAGTTTTACGGACGAACCTTTGCTGTAAATGAAGAAGTTCTTATTCCACGCCCGGAAACCGAAGAGCTTGTATATGGCTTACTTGAACGGGTAAAAGGAAAAGAACAAGAGTCATTTACGATTGTAGATGTTGGAACTGGCAGTGGGGCCATTGCCATTACAGTAGCACTAGAATTGCCACAGTCTACCGTAATCGGAATTGATATAGCTGTGGAATCATTGGAAGTGGCAAAGCTAAATGCAAAGCGACTAGGCGCAGAAGTTTCGTTTATTGAAGGGGACTTGCTTCAACCACTTTTAGAAGAGGGTAAAAAGGTGGACATTGTCATTTCAAACCCACCGTATATTCCACTCGATGATATTGAAAACCTAGATCCTGTTGTTCGCGATCATGAACCAAAACGAGCCCTTGTTGGTGGTATGGATGGATTAGATTTTTATCGTTGTCTGATGAACCAAATTCCGCAAATATTAAAGTCGACCGGCTGGATTGCTTTTGAGGTAGGAGTGGGACAAGGAGAAGATGTAGCCGCCCTCGTTCGTGCAATGTACCCAACGGCTCATATTGAAGTGGTGTTTGATATAAACGGAAAAGACCGACTCGTTTTTGCGACAATAACAGAAAAAATAGAATAA
- the hutU gene encoding urocanate hydratase, whose product MKTAQNKVIRYTGTTLNTKGWQQEAALRMLMNNLDPDVAEHPDNLVVYGGIGKAARNWESFDAIVATLKQLEDDETLLVQSGKPVVVFKTHTDAPRVLLANSNIVPAYANWDTFHELDKKGLMMYGQMTAGSWIYIGSQGIVQGTYETFAELAKQHFNNTLKGTITVTAGLGGMGGAQPLAVTMNGGVCIAIEVDETRIDRRIETKYTDVKTTSLDEAIRMAEEAKQKKTPLSIGLLGNAADLLPEMVERNFTPDIVTDQTSAHDPLNGYIPSMMSLAEAIELRSRDPKRYVELSKSAMATHVKAMLAMMNKGAVTFDYGNNIRQVAKDEGVEDAFQFPGFVPAYIRPQFCEGKGPFRWVALSGDPEDIYKTDEAILREFSDNEHLCHWIKMAQQKIQFQGLPSRICWLGYGERARFGKILNDMVSSGELKAPIVIGRDHLDSGSVASPNRETEAMKDGSDVVSDWPILNAMINAVGGATWVSVHHGGGVGMGYSLHAGVVIVADGTKEAEKRLERVLTTDPGMGVVRHADAGYETAMNTAKEKGIRMPMLQDKK is encoded by the coding sequence ATGAAAACAGCTCAAAATAAAGTGATACGGTATACGGGAACGACGTTAAATACGAAAGGGTGGCAGCAGGAAGCGGCACTAAGAATGTTAATGAACAATTTAGACCCGGATGTGGCTGAACATCCAGATAACCTTGTTGTTTATGGTGGAATCGGGAAAGCTGCTAGAAACTGGGAAAGCTTTGATGCCATTGTCGCTACGTTAAAGCAACTTGAGGATGATGAAACATTATTAGTTCAATCAGGCAAACCGGTTGTTGTTTTTAAAACACATACCGATGCGCCAAGAGTCCTTTTAGCCAACTCGAATATTGTACCTGCATATGCCAACTGGGATACATTCCATGAGCTCGATAAAAAAGGCTTGATGATGTATGGGCAAATGACAGCGGGCAGCTGGATCTATATTGGTTCACAAGGAATTGTGCAAGGAACTTATGAAACGTTTGCTGAATTAGCAAAACAACATTTTAACAACACGCTAAAAGGAACGATTACAGTAACAGCGGGACTAGGTGGAATGGGAGGGGCTCAACCTTTAGCCGTTACAATGAATGGTGGAGTTTGCATTGCAATAGAAGTTGATGAAACACGAATTGATCGCCGAATCGAAACGAAATATACCGATGTGAAAACAACATCACTCGATGAAGCGATTCGAATGGCGGAAGAAGCAAAACAAAAGAAAACACCGTTATCGATCGGGCTGTTAGGCAATGCAGCAGACCTTCTTCCGGAAATGGTCGAGCGAAACTTTACCCCAGATATCGTAACAGACCAAACATCGGCACATGATCCACTTAATGGGTATATTCCATCCATGATGAGTCTTGCTGAAGCGATTGAACTACGAAGCAGAGACCCAAAACGTTATGTGGAGTTATCAAAATCAGCAATGGCCACTCACGTGAAAGCGATGTTAGCGATGATGAATAAAGGAGCGGTTACCTTTGATTATGGCAACAATATTCGTCAAGTCGCTAAAGATGAAGGTGTAGAAGACGCATTTCAATTTCCAGGCTTTGTTCCTGCTTATATCCGGCCACAATTTTGTGAAGGAAAAGGACCATTTCGTTGGGTCGCTTTATCGGGTGACCCTGAGGATATTTATAAAACAGATGAAGCGATTTTACGGGAATTTTCCGATAATGAACATTTGTGCCACTGGATTAAAATGGCTCAGCAAAAAATTCAGTTTCAAGGATTGCCATCGCGGATTTGCTGGCTAGGATATGGTGAGCGCGCTCGCTTTGGGAAAATTTTAAATGATATGGTGTCAAGTGGAGAATTAAAAGCTCCGATTGTAATTGGCCGTGATCATCTTGATTCAGGTTCTGTAGCGTCTCCAAACCGCGAAACAGAAGCGATGAAAGATGGTTCAGATGTAGTGTCGGATTGGCCGATTTTAAATGCAATGATCAATGCGGTTGGAGGAGCAACATGGGTTTCTGTTCATCACGGTGGTGGTGTTGGAATGGGTTACTCGTTACATGCCGGTGTTGTGATTGTGGCTGACGGAACAAAAGAAGCAGAGAAACGATTAGAACGTGTATTAACAACAGACCCTGGAATGGGTGTTGTTCGTCATGCTGATGCAGGCTATGAAACAGCAATGAATACGGCAAAGGAAAAAGGCATCCGTATGCCAATGCTACAAGATAAAAAATAA
- a CDS encoding type B 50S ribosomal protein L31 codes for MKQGIHPDYKKVVFMDTSTGFKFLSGSTKSSSETIEWEDGNTYPLLKVEISSDSHPFYTGKQKLADAGGRVDKFKKKYNMK; via the coding sequence ATGAAACAAGGAATTCACCCAGATTACAAGAAAGTTGTATTCATGGATACAAGTACTGGATTCAAGTTTCTAAGCGGTTCTACAAAATCTTCTAGCGAAACGATTGAATGGGAAGACGGTAACACTTATCCACTATTAAAAGTGGAAATTAGTTCTGACTCTCATCCATTCTATACTGGTAAGCAAAAGCTTGCAGACGCTGGTGGACGAGTAGATAAGTTCAAGAAAAAGTACAACATGAAGTAA
- a CDS encoding FAD-dependent oxidoreductase produces the protein MKYVVIGGDAAGMSAAMQIIRNDKQAEVITLEKGSIYSYAQCGLPYIIGGHIPSTDDLIARKRETFQEKYGIDARIYHEVTKIDPKTKTVYGQKRDSNVPFDIQYDKLLIATGAEPLLPKWEGSKLNGIHTIKTIPDLHSLIEDIGTSKKEVAIIGGGYIGLEMAENFHDAGHHVTIIEQAPQLATVFDADMAEHIHNKAKEKNITLYLNESVQAFTGEETVHEVITDKRSIRAEIVIVAVGVKPNTQLVEQTGIHLSSNGAIIVNAQMETNIKDIYAAGDCATQYHRIKQKNDYIPLGTHANKQGRIAGLTMAGVHRTFQGVVGTAIIKFFDLTLARTGISEKEAEALRFPYHTIKAELPHIAAYYPTPEPMQVKLMYEAETNQLLGGQIIGKLGVDKRIDVLATALYHHMTIQDLEDLDLAYAPPYNMVWDPIQQTARRREH, from the coding sequence GTGAAGTATGTTGTAATTGGAGGAGATGCAGCAGGGATGAGTGCTGCTATGCAAATCATTCGAAATGATAAACAAGCCGAAGTCATCACATTAGAAAAAGGTTCAATCTACTCTTATGCTCAATGTGGCCTTCCTTACATTATCGGTGGACATATTCCGTCTACAGATGATTTAATCGCAAGAAAACGAGAAACCTTTCAAGAAAAATATGGGATTGATGCCCGGATATATCACGAGGTCACTAAGATTGACCCGAAAACAAAAACTGTTTACGGTCAAAAAAGAGACAGTAACGTACCTTTTGACATTCAATATGATAAATTGTTAATCGCTACAGGCGCAGAGCCACTTCTTCCTAAATGGGAAGGAAGTAAACTGAACGGGATTCATACGATAAAAACAATTCCTGACCTTCATTCTCTTATCGAGGATATTGGTACGTCGAAAAAAGAAGTAGCCATTATTGGTGGTGGTTATATCGGTTTAGAGATGGCTGAAAACTTTCACGACGCTGGTCACCATGTCACTATCATTGAACAAGCACCACAATTGGCGACAGTTTTTGATGCTGACATGGCCGAACATATTCACAATAAAGCGAAAGAAAAAAACATTACACTTTACTTAAATGAATCAGTTCAGGCGTTTACAGGAGAAGAAACGGTTCATGAAGTCATAACAGATAAGCGGTCGATACGAGCCGAAATCGTTATTGTCGCTGTCGGTGTAAAACCAAATACACAACTCGTTGAGCAAACCGGTATCCATTTATCTTCTAACGGTGCGATTATTGTGAACGCCCAAATGGAAACAAATATAAAAGATATATATGCTGCTGGTGATTGCGCCACACAATATCATCGGATCAAACAAAAAAATGATTATATCCCTTTAGGTACACACGCAAATAAACAAGGACGAATTGCAGGATTAACGATGGCAGGTGTGCACAGAACATTTCAAGGTGTTGTCGGAACCGCGATTATTAAGTTTTTTGACTTAACATTAGCCCGGACCGGTATTTCTGAAAAAGAAGCCGAAGCATTACGTTTTCCTTATCACACAATCAAAGCAGAACTACCCCATATCGCTGCCTATTACCCAACACCAGAACCTATGCAGGTGAAGCTTATGTATGAAGCAGAAACAAACCAATTATTAGGTGGGCAAATTATTGGAAAATTAGGTGTTGATAAACGAATTGACGTTTTAGCGACTGCCTTGTATCATCACATGACCATTCAGGATCTTGAAGACTTAGACTTAGCCTATGCTCCCCCTTACAATATGGTGTGGGACCCGATTCAACAGACAGCGAGAAGAAGAGAGCATTAA
- the prfA gene encoding peptide chain release factor 1 has product MLDRLQSLEDRYDRLNELLSDPDVINDTNKLRDYSKEQADLEETVQAYREYKEVSEQLSDAKAMLEDKLDNEMYDMVKEEISELNGQKKELEERLRILLLPKDPNDDKNVIVEIRGAAGGDEAQLFAGDLYKMYSRFAEAQGWKADVIEATPTELGGYKEIIFSVNGKGAYSKLKYENGAHRVQRVPATESGGRIHTSTATVAVLPEAEEVEVDIHDKDIRVDTFASSGPGGQSVNTTMSAVRLTHLPTGVVVSCQDEKSQIKNKEKAMKVLRARVYDKFQREAQQEYDQNRKLAVGTGDRSERIRTYNFPQSRVTDHRIGLTIQKLDQILQGKLDEIIDALIVEEQAELMQNAEE; this is encoded by the coding sequence GTGTTAGATCGATTACAATCGTTAGAAGACCGGTATGACCGCCTAAATGAATTATTAAGTGATCCCGATGTGATTAACGATACGAATAAACTTCGTGATTACTCAAAAGAACAAGCTGATTTAGAAGAGACGGTGCAAGCATATCGTGAATATAAGGAAGTATCGGAGCAATTATCAGATGCAAAAGCGATGCTTGAAGACAAGTTAGATAATGAAATGTATGACATGGTAAAAGAAGAAATAAGTGAATTAAATGGTCAGAAAAAAGAGTTAGAAGAACGTTTGCGTATCCTGTTGCTTCCGAAGGACCCGAATGATGACAAAAACGTTATTGTTGAAATTCGTGGAGCTGCAGGTGGGGATGAAGCACAATTATTTGCAGGCGATTTATACAAAATGTACTCTCGTTTTGCTGAAGCGCAAGGCTGGAAGGCTGATGTAATTGAAGCCACGCCAACTGAGTTAGGCGGGTATAAAGAAATTATTTTCAGTGTCAATGGAAAAGGTGCTTATTCCAAATTAAAATATGAAAACGGTGCCCATCGTGTACAGCGTGTGCCTGCCACCGAATCAGGTGGACGGATTCATACGTCAACGGCTACTGTAGCAGTTTTACCTGAAGCAGAAGAAGTAGAAGTGGATATTCATGATAAAGATATTCGCGTTGACACATTTGCCTCAAGTGGACCTGGAGGACAAAGTGTTAATACAACGATGTCTGCTGTACGCTTAACGCACTTGCCAACAGGTGTTGTTGTTTCATGCCAAGATGAAAAATCACAAATTAAAAATAAAGAAAAAGCGATGAAAGTTTTGCGAGCACGTGTTTATGATAAATTTCAACGAGAAGCTCAACAAGAATATGATCAAAATCGTAAGCTTGCGGTTGGAACGGGTGACCGTTCCGAACGAATTCGAACATATAATTTTCCGCAAAGTCGGGTAACCGACCATAGAATTGGATTAACGATTCAAAAGTTAGACCAAATTTTGCAAGGGAAGCTCGATGAAATCATTGATGCTCTCATAGTCGAAGAGCAAGCAGAGCTCATGCAAAACGCTGAGGAGTAA
- the hutH gene encoding histidine ammonia-lyase, whose protein sequence is MVILTGQSLSFTEVKKVLFEGEKVTISPESLEKVKRSRKAVEKIVNEEKTVYGITTGFGKFSDVFIGKEDVETLQLNLIRSHACGIGDPFPDIVSRAMILLRANALVKGFSGVRPVVIERLLDLLNYNIHPIIPQQGSLGASGDLAPLSHLALALIGEGEVMYKGTEMKSIDALTKEGLFPITLTAKEGLALINGTQAMTAMGVVAYIEAENLAFQAELIASLTIEGLQGIMDAFDEDIHLARGYKEQVEVAERIRSYLKDSQLTTTQGELRVQDAYSIRCIPQVHGATWQTLAYVKEKLEIEMNAATDNPLIFDDGKKVLSGGNFHGQPIAFAMDFLAIAMAELGNISERRIERLVNPQLNDLPPFLSPEPGLQSGAMIMQYAAASLVSENKTLAHPASVDSIPSSANQEDHVSMGTIGSRHAYQVIANSRRVLAIEAICAMQATEIRGKEKMAKATRTFLDKARNVVPEIVEDRVFSKDIEAMNVWLQTTTHEDVINKAEVKSY, encoded by the coding sequence ATGGTCATATTAACGGGACAGTCGTTGTCTTTTACAGAAGTAAAAAAAGTACTTTTTGAAGGAGAAAAAGTAACGATTTCACCTGAAAGTTTAGAAAAAGTAAAACGAAGTCGAAAAGCAGTTGAAAAAATCGTAAATGAAGAAAAAACAGTGTATGGAATTACAACAGGGTTTGGGAAGTTTAGTGATGTTTTTATCGGTAAAGAAGATGTAGAGACATTACAGCTTAACTTAATTCGTTCTCATGCATGTGGAATTGGCGATCCGTTTCCTGACATTGTATCTAGAGCTATGATTTTACTTCGTGCGAATGCGTTAGTAAAAGGGTTTTCTGGGGTGCGGCCCGTTGTCATTGAAAGATTACTAGATTTATTAAACTACAATATCCATCCAATCATACCGCAACAAGGCTCTTTAGGGGCAAGTGGTGACCTTGCTCCCCTTTCCCATCTAGCCCTTGCATTAATCGGGGAAGGAGAAGTGATGTATAAAGGAACGGAAATGAAATCGATTGATGCGCTCACAAAAGAAGGGTTATTTCCAATTACGTTAACGGCAAAAGAAGGATTAGCGTTAATCAATGGAACACAAGCGATGACTGCGATGGGAGTTGTTGCTTATATAGAAGCGGAAAACTTAGCGTTTCAAGCTGAACTTATTGCTTCTTTAACAATAGAAGGATTACAAGGAATCATGGATGCGTTTGATGAGGATATTCATCTTGCAAGAGGATATAAAGAGCAAGTTGAAGTAGCCGAGCGAATTCGCTCGTACTTAAAAGATAGTCAATTAACGACAACACAAGGAGAACTCCGTGTCCAAGATGCGTATTCGATTCGTTGTATTCCTCAAGTCCATGGGGCAACTTGGCAAACATTAGCGTATGTAAAAGAAAAGCTTGAAATCGAAATGAATGCTGCAACAGATAACCCACTCATTTTTGATGATGGGAAAAAAGTGTTAAGTGGAGGAAATTTCCACGGCCAACCAATTGCGTTTGCAATGGACTTTTTAGCGATTGCGATGGCTGAGTTAGGTAATATTTCTGAAAGACGCATTGAACGGCTTGTGAATCCTCAATTAAACGATTTGCCTCCATTTTTAAGTCCAGAACCTGGATTACAATCTGGGGCTATGATTATGCAGTATGCGGCTGCTTCACTCGTGTCGGAAAACAAAACATTAGCTCATCCAGCGAGCGTCGATTCAATTCCATCATCCGCAAATCAAGAGGACCATGTCAGTATGGGGACAATTGGTTCAAGGCATGCGTATCAAGTCATTGCGAATTCACGTCGTGTTTTAGCCATTGAAGCCATTTGTGCGATGCAAGCGACAGAAATTCGCGGCAAAGAGAAAATGGCAAAAGCAACGAGAACTTTTCTAGATAAAGCGAGAAATGTAGTTCCAGAAATAGTAGAAGATCGAGTGTTTTCTAAAGACATTGAAGCGATGAATGTGTGGTTGCAAACAACAACACACGAAGATGTGATAAACAAAGCGGAAGTGAAATCTTATTAA
- a CDS encoding agmatinase family protein — MSHYPYPFFQPPAFRWHPTTTITTDAKVHEWIKAIDGEVDWTHFDVGIVGVPLSRSSISASGASEHPNAFRRAWKYFTTYNLDEDESLTELQVVDMGDVRQHVTDISVCHTNIRKAMVAFQDHHPQLFPLFVGGDHSITAMLVKGYKDVYPEQRIGILQFDTHFDLRDLKDDGPSNGTPIRNLIESETIKGEDVYNIGLHGFFNAYSLKEYADHHKVNYITMRQARQKGITKVVKEALTELSKKVDTIYVTVDMDVLDQSVGPGAPASTPGGMATDELFQAVYTAGRNPKVKAMDIVCLDPLKDVGEHTVKVGVHTMLSFLTGYKQRLKRGKEKR; from the coding sequence GTGAGTCATTATCCGTATCCATTCTTTCAACCTCCAGCTTTTCGTTGGCATCCAACAACGACGATAACAACTGATGCAAAAGTACACGAATGGATTAAAGCAATAGATGGGGAGGTTGATTGGACTCACTTTGACGTTGGTATTGTCGGAGTCCCGTTATCGCGGTCGTCAATATCAGCTTCTGGTGCAAGCGAACATCCGAATGCCTTTCGAAGAGCATGGAAATATTTTACGACTTATAACTTAGATGAAGATGAATCATTAACAGAACTGCAAGTCGTCGACATGGGGGATGTTCGCCAACATGTCACAGACATCTCGGTTTGCCACACGAATATTCGCAAAGCGATGGTTGCATTTCAAGATCATCATCCACAATTATTTCCTTTGTTTGTTGGAGGGGACCATTCCATAACAGCAATGCTTGTGAAAGGGTATAAAGACGTTTATCCAGAGCAACGGATCGGCATTTTACAGTTTGATACTCATTTCGATTTGCGCGATTTAAAGGATGATGGCCCATCCAATGGCACACCCATTCGAAATTTAATTGAAAGCGAAACAATTAAAGGCGAAGATGTGTACAATATTGGCTTGCACGGTTTTTTTAATGCGTATTCGTTAAAAGAATACGCAGACCATCACAAAGTGAATTATATAACAATGAGGCAAGCACGCCAAAAAGGTATTACGAAAGTGGTCAAAGAGGCTTTAACTGAGCTTAGTAAAAAAGTCGATACAATTTATGTAACTGTGGATATGGATGTACTTGATCAAAGTGTAGGTCCTGGAGCCCCGGCCTCAACACCAGGTGGAATGGCAACAGATGAATTATTTCAAGCTGTGTATACAGCAGGAAGAAATCCAAAAGTTAAGGCGATGGATATCGTTTGTTTAGACCCATTAAAAGATGTAGGTGAACATACGGTGAAAGTCGGTGTCCATACGATGCTGTCGTTTTTAACTGGCTATAAACAACGGCTAAAAAGGGGTAAAGAGAAGAGGTAG
- the hutI gene encoding imidazolonepropionase has product MQTKPLFIQNANEVITLQGTAKPRIGKEMEQLSIVKNASVWLEDGVIQAVGTDEELKQQYKDRLDEAEIIDAAGKIVTPGFVDPHTHLVYAGSRENEFNMRLQGASYMDIMNAGGGIHATTRATRKATEEQLYQESERRLHRFLLHGVTTIEAKSGYGLSFEHEVKQLEVAKQLNESHVIDIVSTFMGAHAIPAEYKENPDEFVDLVIDDMIPKVAKRQLAEFNDVFCEHGVFTPEQSKKILEAGKKYDLLPKIHADEIEPYGGAETAAEVGAISADHLLKVSDEGLKQMAAAGVIGVLLPGTAFFLMAEFANGRKMIDAGVPVALSTDCNPGSSPTISLPFIMNLGCLKMGMTPAEVLTATTINAAHAIKRGDEIGSIEKGKKADIVIHDVPNYMQLQYHYGINHTHTVIKNGKIVVQGGQRL; this is encoded by the coding sequence ATGCAAACCAAACCTCTATTCATTCAAAATGCAAATGAGGTCATTACGTTACAAGGGACAGCAAAGCCGAGAATAGGAAAAGAGATGGAGCAATTGTCCATTGTAAAAAATGCAAGTGTCTGGCTAGAAGATGGCGTTATTCAGGCGGTAGGTACGGATGAGGAACTGAAACAGCAATATAAGGACCGTCTAGATGAAGCAGAAATCATCGATGCAGCAGGAAAGATTGTAACCCCAGGGTTTGTTGACCCGCACACACATCTTGTTTACGCCGGTAGTCGGGAAAACGAATTCAATATGCGTTTACAAGGGGCGTCCTACATGGACATTATGAATGCTGGTGGAGGAATTCATGCGACAACAAGAGCGACAAGAAAAGCAACAGAGGAGCAGCTTTATCAAGAAAGTGAACGTCGCCTTCACCGCTTTTTACTCCATGGAGTGACTACAATTGAAGCGAAAAGTGGCTATGGTTTATCGTTTGAACATGAAGTAAAGCAATTAGAGGTCGCTAAACAATTAAATGAATCCCATGTCATTGATATAGTATCCACTTTTATGGGAGCCCATGCTATTCCGGCAGAATATAAAGAAAATCCAGATGAATTTGTTGACCTTGTTATTGACGATATGATTCCTAAGGTCGCCAAAAGGCAGTTAGCTGAATTTAATGACGTGTTTTGTGAGCATGGTGTCTTTACGCCAGAACAATCAAAGAAAATATTAGAAGCAGGCAAAAAGTATGACTTGCTTCCAAAAATTCATGCGGATGAAATTGAACCATATGGTGGTGCTGAAACAGCAGCCGAAGTTGGAGCCATTTCAGCTGACCATTTATTAAAAGTGTCGGATGAAGGACTGAAGCAAATGGCTGCTGCTGGTGTAATCGGTGTATTGCTTCCAGGAACAGCTTTCTTTTTAATGGCGGAATTTGCAAATGGTCGTAAAATGATTGATGCCGGAGTACCAGTTGCGTTATCAACAGATTGTAATCCTGGCTCATCACCGACAATCTCTTTGCCTTTTATTATGAATTTAGGTTGCCTAAAGATGGGAATGACACCTGCAGAGGTACTTACAGCAACAACGATCAATGCCGCCCATGCGATTAAACGAGGCGATGAAATTGGAAGTATTGAAAAAGGGAAAAAAGCAGATATAGTTATTCACGACGTTCCAAATTATATGCAATTACAATATCATTACGGCATCAATCATACACATACGGTAATAAAAAACGGGAAAATAGTGGTACAAGGAGGGCAAAGGTTGTGA
- the spoIIR gene encoding stage II sporulation protein R, which translates to MNNKVIIYLLFSLFVLVISWEGQQQLAVAELHEDVSQEEAIRLRILANSDAIKDQWLKREIRDEVNASITNWVQDVDGLEEAKQVIQANLPEIEAIVEKQLTNIGLDQKYTVEFNEVEFPTKLYGNLVYPAGSYDAVLITLGEGKGENWWCVLFPPLCFLDFSNGDAVDVEEVEEEEEEDEIIVTFFVVEFFSDTLDWFKSIF; encoded by the coding sequence ATGAACAATAAAGTTATTATTTATCTATTATTCTCTTTATTTGTATTAGTCATTAGCTGGGAAGGACAGCAACAATTAGCTGTCGCAGAATTACATGAAGATGTTAGTCAAGAAGAAGCGATTCGATTACGAATCTTAGCCAATAGTGATGCGATAAAAGACCAATGGTTAAAACGTGAAATTCGCGATGAAGTGAACGCGTCCATTACCAATTGGGTGCAAGATGTAGATGGCCTAGAAGAAGCAAAACAAGTGATTCAAGCGAACTTACCTGAAATTGAAGCGATTGTAGAAAAACAACTAACGAACATCGGTTTAGACCAAAAATATACAGTTGAATTTAATGAAGTAGAGTTCCCAACAAAATTATATGGTAATCTTGTGTATCCAGCTGGATCATATGATGCTGTATTAATTACCCTTGGAGAAGGGAAAGGAGAAAACTGGTGGTGTGTATTGTTTCCGCCGTTATGCTTTTTAGATTTCTCTAATGGTGATGCGGTTGATGTAGAAGAAGTGGAAGAAGAGGAAGAAGAGGATGAAATTATTGTTACATTTTTCGTTGTTGAATTTTTCTCTGACACGTTAGATTG
- a CDS encoding thymidine kinase encodes MAQLFFKYGAMNSGKSIEILKVAHNYEEQNKRVVILTSALDNRDEVGYVSSRIGLRREAIAIDEHTDIFALVEKEENKPACVLVDECQFLKKDHIIQLAAIVDQLNIPVMGFGLKNDFQNELFEGSKYMLLYADKIEEMKTICWFCERKAIMALRIKDGKPIYTGEQIVIGGNESYYPVCRKCYAAPPL; translated from the coding sequence TTGGCTCAATTATTTTTTAAATATGGTGCAATGAATAGTGGGAAGTCGATTGAAATTTTAAAGGTCGCACATAATTATGAAGAACAAAATAAACGTGTTGTCATTTTAACTTCTGCTCTTGATAATCGAGATGAAGTAGGATATGTTTCCTCAAGAATTGGGTTACGGCGAGAAGCGATTGCGATTGATGAACATACGGATATTTTTGCTTTAGTGGAAAAAGAAGAGAATAAACCAGCTTGTGTCCTTGTGGATGAATGTCAGTTTTTAAAAAAGGACCATATTATCCAGTTAGCCGCGATTGTTGATCAGTTAAATATTCCGGTGATGGGATTTGGTTTAAAAAACGATTTTCAAAATGAATTGTTTGAAGGAAGTAAATACATGTTGCTCTACGCTGACAAAATTGAAGAAATGAAAACAATTTGCTGGTTTTGTGAACGAAAAGCAATCATGGCCCTCCGTATTAAAGACGGAAAACCGATTTATACAGGAGAACAAATTGTCATCGGTGGTAATGAATCCTATTACCCTGTTTGCCGTAAATGTTATGCAGCGCCCCCATTGTAG